Proteins found in one Neodiprion lecontei isolate iyNeoLeco1 chromosome 6, iyNeoLeco1.1, whole genome shotgun sequence genomic segment:
- the LOC107225276 gene encoding GTP-binding protein 2 isoform X1 produces the protein MDSFLGLFDPGEGKEKGKETWDRFEQEGNGSSDCESSSNDEDQEHVASDVEQRLPPEPEQGNIEYKLKLVNPSSQRFEHLVTQMKWRLREGHGEAIYQIVQFHLEYQPYQFNDYRLGVEDNGRLAGLSREEMKASLKTLREMATRLGATTDVLREKLTNNNVPCNEKEQNRNTPKNQSENKRVAEVLVRKLRKDDREDQETVVELRLAVTGGQDAGKSTLLGVLTQGELDNGRGRARLNMFRHLHEIRTGRTSSISHEIIGFDSEGHVLNYAEMNTAEEICEQASKVVTFIDLAGHRKYLRTTLLGLTGYCPHHVMLVIAPPMNEAFQEHLALCLALRLPFFVVITKTDLGLCDARDALAQLESTVRAHGCSKQPILYSVPDGNSNARQSYNLETIPVFPVSCVTGEGLKELTSFIRDLLPSESTPPDSDPESCLFQIDETFRVVGLNEPVLGGLLVRGIIAPGTRLLVGPLPDGEFSPVKVASLHRNKAPCCLVRASQSASLTIAPPTARDPPLPHLRPGMVLVSPRDHPCATFFFQATVLVVYHATAIYPGFQATVHVGNVRQTCAIEGIMDLKEEGLQTNDTASVLFRFVGHPEYLHVGMRLLFREGRTKGIGQITQIFPLIGSQNSPQ, from the exons ATGGATTCGTTTCTCGGATTGTTCGATCCTGgagaaggaaaggaaaagggCAAGGAAACCTGGGATCGTTTTGAACAAGAGGGCAATGGGTCATCCGATTGTGAGAGTTCCAGCAATGACGAGGATCAGGAACACGTCGCATCTGATGTTGAACAAAGACTTCCCCCTGAACCAGAACAAGGAAACATTGAGTATAAATTGAAGCTTGTGAACCCCTCAAGCCAGAGGTTTGAACATCTGGTTACCCAAATGAAATGGAGACTTCGCGAAGGGCACGGCGAAGCAATTTATCAAATTG TTCAGTTTCACTTAGAATACCAACCTTATCAGTTTAATGACTACCGATTAGGAGTCGAAGACAATGGCAGACTGGCAGGTCTGTCAAGGGAGGAAATGAAGGCTTCACTGAAAACCTTAAGGGAAATGGCAACCAGACTGGGTGCGACTACAGATGTACTTCGAGAGAAACTCACCAACAACAATGTTCCCTGCAATGAGAAGGAACAGAATAGAAACACCCCAAAAAATCAATCCGAAAATAAACGAGTGGCCGAAGTTTTAGTAAGGAAGCTACGAAAAGATGATAGGGAGGATCAAGAAACCGTCGTCGAATTGAGACTAGCTGTAACAGGAGGACAAGATGCTGGAAAATCAACGCTGCTAG GAGTGCTGACACAAGGTGAGCTGGACAATGGAAGGGGAAGAGCACGGTTAAATATGTTTCGCCATCTGCACGAAATTAGAACAGGACGTACTTCATCGATATCCCACGAGATAATTGGTTTTGATAGCGAAGGTCACGTGCTCAACTATGCGGAGATGAACACTGCCGAAGAGATCTGTGAACAGGCTTCCAAAGTTGTAACATTCATCGATTTGGCTGGTCATCGTAAATATTTGAGAACAACACTGCTGGGACTTACAG GCTATTGTCCACATCATGTGATGCTGGTTATAGCACCTCCAATGAATGAGGCTTTCCAAGAGCATCTGGCTTTGTGCCTTGCTCTGAGACTAccattttttgttgttataaCCAAAACCGACCTTGGCCTCTGTGACGCCCGGGATGCTTTGGCTCAACTAGAGAGTACTGTGAGAGCTCATGGCTGTTCTAAACAACCAATTTTGTATTCTGTTCCTGATGGTAACAGCAATGCGCGTCAAAGCTATAATTTGGAAACAATTCCTGTATTTCCTGTGAGTTGTGTGACGGGGGAAGGCCTGAAGGAACTCACCTCGTTCATCAGAGATTTGCTGCCTTCCGAGTCCACTCCACCAGATTCAGATCCCGAATCGTGTTTGTTTCAAATTGACGAAACATTTAG GGTGGTGGGACTGAATGAGCCAGTTCTAGGTGGCTTGCTGGTAAGGGGTATCATTGCGCCTGGGACTCGCTTGTTGGTCGGACCATTGCCAGATGGCGAATTTAGTCCAGTCAAAGTAGCTAGTTTGCATAGAAACAAAGCCCCTTGTTGTTTAGTTCGAGCATCGCAGAGTGCAAGTCTGACTATTGCACCGCCAACTGCCAGGGACCCACCATTGCCCCACTTACGACCCGGAATGGTTCTTGTCTCACCTCGAGATCATCCGTGTGCGACATTTTTCTTCCAG GCCACCGTTCTGGTTGTCTACCATGCAACAGCGATATATCCCGGATTTCAAGCAACCGTACACGTCGGGAACGTGCGTCAAACGTGCGCGATAGAAGGAATAATGGATCTGAAAGAAGAGGGACTACAGACTAATGATACTGCATCAGTTCTGTTCAGATTTGTTGGCCATCCGGAATATCTCCACGTCGGAATGCGACTACTGTTTAGGGAGGGCCGC
- the LOC107225276 gene encoding GTP-binding protein 2 isoform X2 has product MDSFLGLFDPGEGKEKGKETWDRFEQEGNGSSDCESSSNDEDQEHVASDVEQRLPPEPEQGNIEYKLKLVNPSSQRFEHLVTQMKWRLREGHGEAIYQIGVEDNGRLAGLSREEMKASLKTLREMATRLGATTDVLREKLTNNNVPCNEKEQNRNTPKNQSENKRVAEVLVRKLRKDDREDQETVVELRLAVTGGQDAGKSTLLGVLTQGELDNGRGRARLNMFRHLHEIRTGRTSSISHEIIGFDSEGHVLNYAEMNTAEEICEQASKVVTFIDLAGHRKYLRTTLLGLTGYCPHHVMLVIAPPMNEAFQEHLALCLALRLPFFVVITKTDLGLCDARDALAQLESTVRAHGCSKQPILYSVPDGNSNARQSYNLETIPVFPVSCVTGEGLKELTSFIRDLLPSESTPPDSDPESCLFQIDETFRVVGLNEPVLGGLLVRGIIAPGTRLLVGPLPDGEFSPVKVASLHRNKAPCCLVRASQSASLTIAPPTARDPPLPHLRPGMVLVSPRDHPCATFFFQATVLVVYHATAIYPGFQATVHVGNVRQTCAIEGIMDLKEEGLQTNDTASVLFRFVGHPEYLHVGMRLLFREGRTKGIGQITQIFPLIGSQNSPQ; this is encoded by the exons ATGGATTCGTTTCTCGGATTGTTCGATCCTGgagaaggaaaggaaaagggCAAGGAAACCTGGGATCGTTTTGAACAAGAGGGCAATGGGTCATCCGATTGTGAGAGTTCCAGCAATGACGAGGATCAGGAACACGTCGCATCTGATGTTGAACAAAGACTTCCCCCTGAACCAGAACAAGGAAACATTGAGTATAAATTGAAGCTTGTGAACCCCTCAAGCCAGAGGTTTGAACATCTGGTTACCCAAATGAAATGGAGACTTCGCGAAGGGCACGGCGAAGCAATTTATCAAATTG GAGTCGAAGACAATGGCAGACTGGCAGGTCTGTCAAGGGAGGAAATGAAGGCTTCACTGAAAACCTTAAGGGAAATGGCAACCAGACTGGGTGCGACTACAGATGTACTTCGAGAGAAACTCACCAACAACAATGTTCCCTGCAATGAGAAGGAACAGAATAGAAACACCCCAAAAAATCAATCCGAAAATAAACGAGTGGCCGAAGTTTTAGTAAGGAAGCTACGAAAAGATGATAGGGAGGATCAAGAAACCGTCGTCGAATTGAGACTAGCTGTAACAGGAGGACAAGATGCTGGAAAATCAACGCTGCTAG GAGTGCTGACACAAGGTGAGCTGGACAATGGAAGGGGAAGAGCACGGTTAAATATGTTTCGCCATCTGCACGAAATTAGAACAGGACGTACTTCATCGATATCCCACGAGATAATTGGTTTTGATAGCGAAGGTCACGTGCTCAACTATGCGGAGATGAACACTGCCGAAGAGATCTGTGAACAGGCTTCCAAAGTTGTAACATTCATCGATTTGGCTGGTCATCGTAAATATTTGAGAACAACACTGCTGGGACTTACAG GCTATTGTCCACATCATGTGATGCTGGTTATAGCACCTCCAATGAATGAGGCTTTCCAAGAGCATCTGGCTTTGTGCCTTGCTCTGAGACTAccattttttgttgttataaCCAAAACCGACCTTGGCCTCTGTGACGCCCGGGATGCTTTGGCTCAACTAGAGAGTACTGTGAGAGCTCATGGCTGTTCTAAACAACCAATTTTGTATTCTGTTCCTGATGGTAACAGCAATGCGCGTCAAAGCTATAATTTGGAAACAATTCCTGTATTTCCTGTGAGTTGTGTGACGGGGGAAGGCCTGAAGGAACTCACCTCGTTCATCAGAGATTTGCTGCCTTCCGAGTCCACTCCACCAGATTCAGATCCCGAATCGTGTTTGTTTCAAATTGACGAAACATTTAG GGTGGTGGGACTGAATGAGCCAGTTCTAGGTGGCTTGCTGGTAAGGGGTATCATTGCGCCTGGGACTCGCTTGTTGGTCGGACCATTGCCAGATGGCGAATTTAGTCCAGTCAAAGTAGCTAGTTTGCATAGAAACAAAGCCCCTTGTTGTTTAGTTCGAGCATCGCAGAGTGCAAGTCTGACTATTGCACCGCCAACTGCCAGGGACCCACCATTGCCCCACTTACGACCCGGAATGGTTCTTGTCTCACCTCGAGATCATCCGTGTGCGACATTTTTCTTCCAG GCCACCGTTCTGGTTGTCTACCATGCAACAGCGATATATCCCGGATTTCAAGCAACCGTACACGTCGGGAACGTGCGTCAAACGTGCGCGATAGAAGGAATAATGGATCTGAAAGAAGAGGGACTACAGACTAATGATACTGCATCAGTTCTGTTCAGATTTGTTGGCCATCCGGAATATCTCCACGTCGGAATGCGACTACTGTTTAGGGAGGGCCGC
- the LOC107225276 gene encoding GTP-binding protein 2 isoform X3, with product MKASLKTLREMATRLGATTDVLREKLTNNNVPCNEKEQNRNTPKNQSENKRVAEVLVRKLRKDDREDQETVVELRLAVTGGQDAGKSTLLGVLTQGELDNGRGRARLNMFRHLHEIRTGRTSSISHEIIGFDSEGHVLNYAEMNTAEEICEQASKVVTFIDLAGHRKYLRTTLLGLTGYCPHHVMLVIAPPMNEAFQEHLALCLALRLPFFVVITKTDLGLCDARDALAQLESTVRAHGCSKQPILYSVPDGNSNARQSYNLETIPVFPVSCVTGEGLKELTSFIRDLLPSESTPPDSDPESCLFQIDETFRVVGLNEPVLGGLLVRGIIAPGTRLLVGPLPDGEFSPVKVASLHRNKAPCCLVRASQSASLTIAPPTARDPPLPHLRPGMVLVSPRDHPCATFFFQATVLVVYHATAIYPGFQATVHVGNVRQTCAIEGIMDLKEEGLQTNDTASVLFRFVGHPEYLHVGMRLLFREGRTKGIGQITQIFPLIGSQNSPQ from the exons ATGAAGGCTTCACTGAAAACCTTAAGGGAAATGGCAACCAGACTGGGTGCGACTACAGATGTACTTCGAGAGAAACTCACCAACAACAATGTTCCCTGCAATGAGAAGGAACAGAATAGAAACACCCCAAAAAATCAATCCGAAAATAAACGAGTGGCCGAAGTTTTAGTAAGGAAGCTACGAAAAGATGATAGGGAGGATCAAGAAACCGTCGTCGAATTGAGACTAGCTGTAACAGGAGGACAAGATGCTGGAAAATCAACGCTGCTAG GAGTGCTGACACAAGGTGAGCTGGACAATGGAAGGGGAAGAGCACGGTTAAATATGTTTCGCCATCTGCACGAAATTAGAACAGGACGTACTTCATCGATATCCCACGAGATAATTGGTTTTGATAGCGAAGGTCACGTGCTCAACTATGCGGAGATGAACACTGCCGAAGAGATCTGTGAACAGGCTTCCAAAGTTGTAACATTCATCGATTTGGCTGGTCATCGTAAATATTTGAGAACAACACTGCTGGGACTTACAG GCTATTGTCCACATCATGTGATGCTGGTTATAGCACCTCCAATGAATGAGGCTTTCCAAGAGCATCTGGCTTTGTGCCTTGCTCTGAGACTAccattttttgttgttataaCCAAAACCGACCTTGGCCTCTGTGACGCCCGGGATGCTTTGGCTCAACTAGAGAGTACTGTGAGAGCTCATGGCTGTTCTAAACAACCAATTTTGTATTCTGTTCCTGATGGTAACAGCAATGCGCGTCAAAGCTATAATTTGGAAACAATTCCTGTATTTCCTGTGAGTTGTGTGACGGGGGAAGGCCTGAAGGAACTCACCTCGTTCATCAGAGATTTGCTGCCTTCCGAGTCCACTCCACCAGATTCAGATCCCGAATCGTGTTTGTTTCAAATTGACGAAACATTTAG GGTGGTGGGACTGAATGAGCCAGTTCTAGGTGGCTTGCTGGTAAGGGGTATCATTGCGCCTGGGACTCGCTTGTTGGTCGGACCATTGCCAGATGGCGAATTTAGTCCAGTCAAAGTAGCTAGTTTGCATAGAAACAAAGCCCCTTGTTGTTTAGTTCGAGCATCGCAGAGTGCAAGTCTGACTATTGCACCGCCAACTGCCAGGGACCCACCATTGCCCCACTTACGACCCGGAATGGTTCTTGTCTCACCTCGAGATCATCCGTGTGCGACATTTTTCTTCCAG GCCACCGTTCTGGTTGTCTACCATGCAACAGCGATATATCCCGGATTTCAAGCAACCGTACACGTCGGGAACGTGCGTCAAACGTGCGCGATAGAAGGAATAATGGATCTGAAAGAAGAGGGACTACAGACTAATGATACTGCATCAGTTCTGTTCAGATTTGTTGGCCATCCGGAATATCTCCACGTCGGAATGCGACTACTGTTTAGGGAGGGCCGC
- the LOC107225305 gene encoding protein TAPT1 homolog, with the protein MNTEDDKPVQSEAMFAEKTHIKFRGPSKASGSQGSRIETVNFQPSRPATPKLSVKQDNAKKHGISLGQFLKTELTRGYQLEHDEERYSARREKIYSFMKIPRELEKFMAYGFFQCADSFLFVYTFLPLRFVMALWAVVTRPLMRCLRGKKLNDKKGERLLRPAEVCDLLKGVVVVACWAATWRVDTSMMYHLVKSQSVIKLYIFYNMLEVGDRLFSAFGQDTIDALLWTATEPRTRSHSNHTRHLGTLPHLLFAFAYVLLHSILVLFQATTLNVAINSNNKGLLTIMMSNNFVELKGSVFKKFDKNNLFQVSCSDVRERFHLAVLLLAVCLQTMKEYSWKADRLVILLPDCILVLVAEVLVDWVKHAFITRFNELRSTVYRDYTVSLAYDMAQTRQETAFSDQSDLVARRMGFIPLPLGVAMARVLCTTLTPTARPANLILFIMAYLVLISFRVLNSLVILGKACDLIASHAHSNATESSPTPASREADFNNVDTTKPTSAMAIFSNSAVSLNNVCLNEAFLKSEKCTKSEISEHSLAAAVSSGKSVVRAGSEPLLPQ; encoded by the exons ATGAACACGGAAGATGACAAGCCCGTTCAAAGCGAAGCGATGTTTGCAGAGAAAACACACATCAAATTTCGAGGTCCTAGCAAGGCGTCAGGATCGCAGGGAAGTCGTATAGAAACTGTCAATTTTCAACCGAGTCGTCCTGCAACTCCGAAGCTGTCAGTTAAACAGgataatgcaaaaaaacaCG GGATATCGCTGggtcaatttttgaaaacagaaTTGACACGCGGTTATCAATTGGAACATGATGAAGAACGATACTCCGCCAGACGAGAAAAAATCTATTCGTTTATGAAAATACCCAGGGAGCTGGAGAAGTTCATGGCTTATGGGTTTTTCCAG TGTGCAGATTCATTCCTGTTTGTTTACACTTTCCTGCCCCTGAGATTCGTCATGGCTCTTTGGGCGGTAGTAACACGGCCGTTGATGCGCTGTTTAAG aggtaaaaaattgaacgacaAGAAAGGAGAGAGGTTATTAAGGCCGGCAGAGGTTTGTGATCTTCTGAAAGGAGTCGTTGTTGTTGCATGCTGGGCTGCAACCTGGCGAGTAGACACTTCAATGATGTATCATCTTGTAAAAAGCCAGTCCGTTATCAAGCTTTATATCTTTTACAACATGCTAGAAGTTGGCGATCGGCTTTTTAGCGCCTTTGGACAAGATACAATTGACGCCTTGTTATGGACAGCCACGGAACCACGCACTCGTTCTCATTCAAACCACACCCGCCATCTTGGAACACTGCCTCATCTTCTTTTTGCCTTTGCTTATGTCT TGCTGCATAGCATTTTGGTGCTTTTTCAGGCAACAACTCTTAACGTGGCAATAAATAGCAACAATAAAGGTTTGCTAACCATCATGATGTCCAACAAT TTCGTTGAACTAAAGGGATCAGTCTTCAAAAAGTTTGATAAGAACAACTTATTTCAAGTATCTTGTAGCGATGTCAGGGAGCGATTTCACCTAGCTGTTCTCCTTCTTGCCGTATGCTTGCAAACCATGAAGGAATATTCTTGGAAAGCCGATCGTCTTGTCATTCTTCTTCCTGATTGCATACTCGTACTTGTGGCAGAAGTTCTTGTTGATTGG GTAAAGCACGCATTCATCACCCGTTTCAACGAGCTTCGATCGACCGTATATAGGGACTACACGGTTAGCCTGGCTTATGATATGGCGCAGACACGGCAGGAGACGGCATTTTCAGACCAATCCGACCTGGTCGCACGTCGAATGGGTTTTATACCCCTTCCTCTTGGCGTTGCAATGGCACGTGTACTGTGCACGACTTTAACTCCTACTGCCAGACCAGCGAATTTGATTCTTTTTATTATGGCGTACCTTGTTCTCATATCGTTTCGGGTTCTGAATAGTTTGGTAATACTAGGGAAAGCATGTGACCTCATCGCGTCGCACGCTCATTCAAATGCCACCGAATCAAGTCCAACGCCTGCCTCTCGGGAAGCAGATTTTAATAACGTTGACACGACCAAGCCGACTTCGGCAATGGCTATTTTTTCTAATAGCGCAGTAAGCCTGAATAATGTGTGTTTGAATGAGGCCTTTTTGAAGTCAGAGAAGTGTACAAAGTCAGAAATTTCTGAGCATAGTCTCGCTGCAGCCGTTTCATCGGGTAAGAGCGTTGTGAGAGCAGGTAGTGAGCCGCTTCTGCCCCAATGA
- the LOC107225280 gene encoding spermine oxidase, whose translation MAESSTRDSDDDQIYSKIIIIGAGMAGLAAANHFLKNGETDFVLLEARGRIGGRIVAIEMGNEKIELGANWIHGVLGNPIFELAMANGLIDIISVPKPHKVVAAMEDGKQVPFQVLQEIYEAYVCFLRRCEEYFLSAYSPPEGVDSVGAHIALEAHLYLSSLPPEERRRRELLFDCLLKRETCITGCDTMDEVDLLEMGSYAELQGGNISLPQGYSAILEPVARHIPKNCIRTRHIVSCIRWDNADATDGTDSDDSDRTVIRSTAKDWPVEVCCENGKKFFAEKIVCTLPLGVLKEKARELFKPPLPTSKLDAIDRLLFGTVDKIFLEYERPFLNPGISEIMLLWDDRSLPEAEKEDLSKTWFRKIYSFSKVSDTLLLGWISGNAAEYMERLSTKEVAEACTSILRRFLNDPFVPVPKSCVTTSWHSQPFSRGSYTAIAVGAGQMDIETIVEPLHSGDDATNLRVTFAGEHTHSSFYSTVHGAYLTGRRAAQTILDSRKKKKQPLSLSCEETSDLSSWIQGISLD comes from the exons ATGGCGGAATCATCGACGAGAGATTCGGATGATGatcaaatttattcgaaaataatcattattgGGGCTGGAATGGCCGGTTTGGCAGCGGCcaaccattttttaaaaaacggaGAAACCGATTTTGTTTTGCTTGAAGCAAGAGGACGTATAGGAGGACGTATTGTCGCTATAGAGATGG GGAATGAAAAGATCGAGTTAGGTGCTAATTGGATCCATGGAGTATTGGGCAACCCGATATTCGAACTAGCAATGGCAAACGGATTGATAGACATAATAAGCGTGCCAAAACCACATAAGGTAGTAGCAGCAATGGAGGATGGAAAACAAGTGCCATTCCAAGTGCTTCAAGAAATTTACGAAGCCTATGTGTGTTTCCTAAGGCGCTGtgaggaatattttttaagtgCCTACAGCCCCCCTGAGGGAGTAGACAGTGTAGGTGCTCACATTGCACTTGAAGCTCATCTTTATCTCTCTTCACTGCCCCCTGAAGAAAGGAGACGAAGAGAATTACTTTTTGACTGTTTGCTCAAAAGAGAAACGTGCATAACTGGCTGTGATACAATGGACGAAGTAGATCTCTTGGAGATGGGATCTTATGCAGAACTTCAGGGTGGAAATATAAGCTTGCCGCAAGGGTACAGCGCGATTCTGGAACCAGTTGCCAGACACATTCCTAAAAATTGTATTCGCACTAGGCATATCGTCTCATGTATAAG GTGGGATAATGCAGATGCAACAGATGGTACTGATTCTGATGATTCTGATAGAACAGTAATACGAAGTACCGCAAAAGATTGGCCTGTAGAGGTGTGTTGTGAAAAtggcaagaaattttttgcagaaaaaattgtttgcacCTTACCGTTGGGTGTACTAAAAGAAAAAGCCCGTGAGCTGTTCAAGCCGCCATTACCCACTTCTAAATTAGATGCTATAGATCGGCTCTTATTTGGAACTGTCGATAAAATATTCCTAGAGTACGAAAGACCATTCCTGAATCCAGGAATATCTGAAATCATGCTTCTCTGGGATGACAGGAGTTTGCCAGAGGCCGAGAAAGAGGATCTAAGTAAAACTTGGTTCCGGAAAATTTACTCGTTCAGTAAAGTTTCAGATACGTTATTACTTGGTTGGATATCTG GAAACGCTGCTGAATACATGGAAAGGCTAAGTACAAAAGAGGTAGCTGAAGCGTGTACGTCTATACTGAGAAGATTCCTCAACGATCCGTTTGTCCCTGTACCAAAATCCTGCGTAACAACTTCGTGGCACTCACAGCCATTTAGTCGAGGTTCTTATACAGCAATAGCAGTTGGCGCAGGGCAGATGGATATCGAAACCATTGTTGAACCTTTGCACAGTGGCGACGATGCAACAAATTTAAGAGTGACATTTGCCGGGGAACATACTCACTCGTCGTTTTACAGTACTGTTCATGGAGCTTATTTAACAGGCAGACGGGCCGCGCAAACTATTCTAGActcgagaaaaaagaaaaagcaacCACTAAGTCTCAGTTGCGAAGAGACAAGTGATCTCAGTTCATGGATCCAAGGCATTTCTCTAGATTAG
- the LOC107225297 gene encoding protein CREBRF homolog: MGDSTYSDFLLGFGGSTIDGLIKQEPAQEMVPSSASVPIPCGHRGTRGVYDQFSPSPLTAPSAWGSRPDHVISPFKIDPDQLDTSFKMDDDDIFQVDKADLFQGPTLAELNANDDTLLGDLNFDDLLLPEEQNQPLKMCNDLTQSSTSLFGSGSNFAPSSFPQSGPLYRNIHNSQNSSSGFHTNGGISLMETAETTSPPAYPSPGTSNVAGSSTASSSTSPHLVPRNPAQSTLHELLMRKVDNPTTSPMRGQIDPVLVMGGKPKSSRLSMSAPSQTMGLEQIWARREPRQHLLSTGSLGLAEAGSTSSLSTGGALSPDPLSHLDPFSHDEEYEDSDDDSDHYDDYSSDNDSGGSDVEEQGGVKVAGTGDGNRESRHSKKERYFWQYNVQAKGPKGQRLVARARLEDPHVLNEATDPVFSPHCALRGIKHSGKARKGDGNDLTPNPRKLCSIGRELDKLSSVINDMTPVSELPFNVRPKTRKEKNKLASRACRLKKKAQHEANKIKLHGLEQEHRRLIHGIAQIKQTLAAKLIEANPEKQEELTRQMEKICKAATKVRIAGQTTEFVNKVLDKVRAGVPDGGIDDF; encoded by the exons ATGGGCGACTCAACCTATTCGGATTTCCTTCTCGGCTTCGGGGGCAGCACCATTGACGGACTTATAAAACAGGAACCAGCGCAGGAAATGGTGCCGTCATCCGCTTCTGTCCCGATACCTTGTGGGCACAGAGGTACTAGAGGTGTCTATGACCAATTCTCACCTTCTCCGTTGACCGCCCCGTCAGCTTGGGGGTCCAGGCCGGACCacgtgatttcaccctttaaGATAGACCCTGATCAGCTGGATACGTCATTCAAGATGGATGATGACGATATATTTCAAGTTGACAAGGCTGACTTATTCCAAGGTCCCACACTTGCTGAATTAAATGCTAACGATGATACTTTACTTGGCGATTTAAACTTTGACGATTTACTCCTGCCCGAAGAACAGAATCAGCCACTCAAGATGTGTAATGATTTGACGCAATCCTCCACCTCCCTCTTTGGGAGTGGATCCAATTTTGCTCCTAGTAGTTTTCCACAATCTGGCCCTTTGTATCGCAATATTCACAACTCGCAGAACTCTTCCTCCGGCTTTCACACGAATGGTGGTATCAGTCTTATGGAAACAGCCGAGACAACCAGTCCCCCAGCATATCCTAGTCCAGGCACAAGTAATGTAGCAG GCAGTTCAACGGCAAGTTCGTCAACGTCACCCCACTTAGTACCTCGGAATCCAGCTCAGTCTACACTTCATGAATTGTTGATGCGAAAGGTTGATAACCCAACAACTAGCCCAATGCGAGGACAGATAGATCCAGTATTGGTAATGGGGGGAAAACCAAAATCTTCCCGATTATCAATGTCTGCACCTTCCCAAACTATGGGATTGGAACAAATCTGGGCTCGGAGGGAGCCCCGACAGCACCTACTAAGCACAGGCAGCTTGGGACTGGCAGAAGCTGGCTCTACCAGCAGTCTTAGTACCGGTGGGGCACTCAGCCCAGATCCCCTCAGTCACCTTGATCCTTTCAGTCATGATGAGGAATATGAAGACAGCGACGACGATAGCGACCACTATGATGACTACAGTTCCGACAATG ACTCCGGCGGTAGCGATGTCGAGGAACAAGGGGGCGTCAAAGTAGCTGGTACTGGTGACGGAAACAGAGAGAGTAGGCACAGTAAGAAGGAGCGCTATTTTTGGCAGTACAATGTGCAGGCAAAAGGCCCAAAGGGCCAGAGGCTGGTAGCTCGGGCCCGACTAGAAGATCCGCATGTGTTGAACGAGGCCACAGACCCGGTATTTAGTCCGCATTGCGCTCTGAGAGGCATAAAGCACAGTGGTAAAGCTcgtaaaggtgatggaaacGACCTGACGCCGAATCCCAGGAAGCTCTGCAGCATTGGACGGGAGTTGGATAAACTTTCAAGCGTTATAAACGATATGACGCCAGTCTCGGAATTACCCTTTAATGTTCGGCCCAAAACGCGCAAAGAAAAGAACAAACTCGCATCACGTGCCTGTCGTCTGAAAAAAAAGGCTCAACACGAAGCCAACAAGATTAAGTTGCATGGCTTGGAGCAGGAGCACA GACGACTGATTCATGGCATCGCTCAGATAAAGCAAACTTTAGCTGCAAAATTGATTGAGGCTAATCCAGAGAAACAGGAAGAACTGACTCgacaaatggaaaaaatctgCAAAGCAGCAACTA AGGTGCGAATCGCCGGCCAAACCACCGAATTCGTCAATAAAGTGTTGGACAAGGTCAGAGCTGGGGTGCCCGATGGAGGAATTGATGATTTTTAG